Proteins encoded by one window of Canis lupus dingo isolate Sandy chromosome 10, ASM325472v2, whole genome shotgun sequence:
- the ETAA1 gene encoding ewing's tumor-associated antigen 1 isoform X1 — protein sequence MSRRRKHGDSLGLKNTPLKAAAAAAEEGSSVAEPGKRRLRSAEPRPRPARQREQPPAAASCSKSNPEERYETPKRVPRMDLLSSTFSSPNDPDGQNDIFWDQNSPMTKQLGKGRKKQIYTADSDEISHIVNRIAPQDEKPSTNSMLGVWIGETAIPCTPSVAKGKSRAKISCTKLKTQNREEELMKLAKQFDKNMEELDVIQEQNKRNHDFIQTISEAETLNNYIDNVQMQLLHDTVPEIDNAIIKKPGKENTQISVVNDQNSSQKPFDQNAEAAFNAIFDGSTQKYSGQFSQDLSDAFLNTNNTTFGKKSALKEEKIIINETPVTENLTDKTPGSLFCQEDAPGMTKSCVTSYTEKPEAFNKHLDAFTTSDFEDDWENLLSNEPFVTQNGKMCELFPAPKTSENPDQKGIYNFNTKNDKNKSRMNTSLDARLGDSKILQDLPSKTHNEESIDSGKDRFSLNLNDKPNKLSSTGNKIKFEKSFNKTVVQDKIQDCAVASNLTKLKEDTHTKFTCNANISEKSTLNTGYSNERKNKSVYNQSSKAPANIDPFGSAALGNETSVYNPNQTNASKLGSFFDDWNDPSFANEIVKACHQLENTWEADDVDDDLLYQACDDIERLTQQQDIRKDSKISESKLEINYSSRHGAKNMFTTSKQESQLVQSKHLNPSSISGHTSFTNSSQLNKPVKLEKEICGNSPSFLGATTNLTIYSQNSNCQIKNLHYPRNNSDVPIQVNSTESLLTKSSSLNVNSNPWNTETTTYKKKLSTQHLSHRSTTDGAQSDLNRPVIFPKYTFIKMKNSHILSQFNQNCMPGNISDTKITQSLEKNKTPINPFCGKTNQQQSVVKHSESLKQPSKEEEEKNKKYSPEEIQRKRQEALFRRMAKAQASSVKAAPT from the exons ATGAGTCGGCGAAGGAAACATGGGGACAGCCTTGGCCTGAAGAACACGCCGCTcaaggcggcggcggccgcggccgaGGAAGGCAGCTCGGTGGCCGAGCCGGGGAAGAGGCGGCTGAGGTCGGCAGAGCCGCGTCCCCGGCCCGCGCGGCAACGGGAGCAGCCTCCGGCGGCCGCTTCGTGCAGTAAAAGTAACCCCGAGG AAAGATATGAAACCCCAAAGAGAGTGCCGAGAATGGATTTACTGTCCTCTACCTTCAGTTCCCCTAATGATCCAGACGGACAGAATGATATCTTTTGGGATCAGAATTCTCCAATGACGAAACAGTTAG gtaaaggaagaaaaaaacagatttacaCCGCAGATAGTGATGAGATCTCACATATCGTTAATCGTATTGCTCCTCAG GATGAAAAACCATCAACAAACTCCATGCTAGGCGTCTGGATTGGTGAGACTGCTATTCCTTGTACCCCAAGTGTagcaaaaggaaaatcaagagCAAAAATCAGCTGCACAAA GTTAAAAACACAAAATCGAGAGGAAGAACTTATGAAATTGGCTAAACAATTTGATAAAAATATGGAAGAACTAGATGTGATTCAAGAGCAAAACAAGAGAAATCATGATTTTATCCAGACAATTTCAGAAGCAGAGACTTTAAACAATTATATAGATAATGTACAGATGCAGTTATTACATGATACAGTTCCTGAAATAGATAATGCCATAATAAAGaaaccaggaaaagaaaacacccaAATATCTGTGGTAAATGATCAAAATAGCAGTCAAAAGCCATTTGATCAAAATGCTGAAGCAGCTTTTAATGCCATTTTTGATGGCTCTACTCAGAAATATAGTGGACAGTTCAGCCAAGATCTGTCCGATGCTTTTTTGAACACGAATAATACTACCTTTGGAAAGAAAAGTGctttgaaagaggagaaaatcatTATTAATGAAACTCCGGTCACTGAAAACCTGACAGAtaaaaccccaggatcactttTTTGTCAAGAAGATGCTCCTGGAATGACAAAATCATGTGTGACTTCTTATACTGAGAAGCCAGAAGCTTTTAATAAACACCTTGATGCATTTACTACCAGTGATTTTGAGGATGATTGGGAAAACTTACTAAGTAATGAACCTTTTGTTACACAAAATGGCAAAATGTGTGAACTTTTCCCTGCTCCTAAAACATCTGAAAATCCTGATCAAAAgggaatttataattttaacaccaaaaatgataaaaataagtcaagaatGAATACAAGTCTAGATGCCAGGTTAGGGGATTCAAAAATTTTACAAGATCTCCCTTCAAAGACACATAATGAAGAATCCATAGATTCTGGAAAAGACAGGTTTTCACTAAATCTAAATGATAAACCAAACAAATTATCATCcactggaaataaaattaaatttgagaaaTCTTTCAATAAAACTGTTGTTCAAGACAAAATTCAAGACTGTGCAGTTGCATCTAAtctgacaaaactaaaagaagatACACACACTAAATTTACTTGTaatgcaaatatttctgaaaagtcCACTTTGAACACAGGATATTCTAATGAACGAAAAAATAAGTCCGTTTACAATCAGTCTAGTAAAGCACCTGCTAATATAGATCCTTTTGGTTCTGCAGCTTTGGGCAATGAAACCAGTGTTTATAATCCAAATCAGACTAATGCATCAAAGTTAGGTTCTTTCTTTGATGACTGGAATGATCCGTCATTTGCCAATGAAATTGTTAAAGCATGTCATCAACTAGAGAATACCTGGGAAGCAGATGATGTAGATGATGATTTATTATACCAAGCATGTGATGATATTGAAAGACTAACTCAGCAACAAGATATTAGAAAAGACAGCAAGATATCAGAAAGTAAACTTGAGATCAATTATAGTTCCAGACACGGAGCCAAAAACATGTTTACTACATCTAAACAAGAAAGTCAGTTGGTGCAATCAAAGCATTTGAATCCGAGCAGCATTTCAGGGCACACCTCTTTCACAAATAGCTCACAATTAAATAAACCAgtgaagctggaaaaagaaatttgTGGAAATTCTCCAAGCTTTTTAGGTGCCACAACTAATTTGACAATATACTCTCAGAACTCAAATTGTCAGATCAAAAATCTACATTATCCTCGGAACAACAGTGATGTTCCAATACAAGTGAACAGCACCGAATCGCTTCTTACCAAAAGTTCAAGTTTGAATGTGAATTCAAATCCTTGGAATACAGAAACCactacttacaaaaaaaaattaagtactcaGCATCTATCCCATAGGAGCACAACAGATGGAGCTCAGAGTGACCTTAACAGACCAGTTATATTTCCTAAGTATAcatttataaagatgaaaaattctcACATTCTTTCCCAGTTTAATCAAAATTGTATGCCAGGAAATATTTCTGATACCAAAATTACACAgagtttagagaaaaataagactCCTATCAACCCGTTTTGTGGGAAGACTAATCAACAGCAGTCTGTGGTGAAGCATTCTGAATCTTTGAAACAGCCTTCAAAAG
- the ETAA1 gene encoding ewing's tumor-associated antigen 1 isoform X2, whose product MLGVWIGETAIPCTPSVAKGKSRAKISCTKLKTQNREEELMKLAKQFDKNMEELDVIQEQNKRNHDFIQTISEAETLNNYIDNVQMQLLHDTVPEIDNAIIKKPGKENTQISVVNDQNSSQKPFDQNAEAAFNAIFDGSTQKYSGQFSQDLSDAFLNTNNTTFGKKSALKEEKIIINETPVTENLTDKTPGSLFCQEDAPGMTKSCVTSYTEKPEAFNKHLDAFTTSDFEDDWENLLSNEPFVTQNGKMCELFPAPKTSENPDQKGIYNFNTKNDKNKSRMNTSLDARLGDSKILQDLPSKTHNEESIDSGKDRFSLNLNDKPNKLSSTGNKIKFEKSFNKTVVQDKIQDCAVASNLTKLKEDTHTKFTCNANISEKSTLNTGYSNERKNKSVYNQSSKAPANIDPFGSAALGNETSVYNPNQTNASKLGSFFDDWNDPSFANEIVKACHQLENTWEADDVDDDLLYQACDDIERLTQQQDIRKDSKISESKLEINYSSRHGAKNMFTTSKQESQLVQSKHLNPSSISGHTSFTNSSQLNKPVKLEKEICGNSPSFLGATTNLTIYSQNSNCQIKNLHYPRNNSDVPIQVNSTESLLTKSSSLNVNSNPWNTETTTYKKKLSTQHLSHRSTTDGAQSDLNRPVIFPKYTFIKMKNSHILSQFNQNCMPGNISDTKITQSLEKNKTPINPFCGKTNQQQSVVKHSESLKQPSKEEEEKNKKYSPEEIQRKRQEALFRRMAKAQASSVKAAPT is encoded by the exons ATGCTAGGCGTCTGGATTGGTGAGACTGCTATTCCTTGTACCCCAAGTGTagcaaaaggaaaatcaagagCAAAAATCAGCTGCACAAA GTTAAAAACACAAAATCGAGAGGAAGAACTTATGAAATTGGCTAAACAATTTGATAAAAATATGGAAGAACTAGATGTGATTCAAGAGCAAAACAAGAGAAATCATGATTTTATCCAGACAATTTCAGAAGCAGAGACTTTAAACAATTATATAGATAATGTACAGATGCAGTTATTACATGATACAGTTCCTGAAATAGATAATGCCATAATAAAGaaaccaggaaaagaaaacacccaAATATCTGTGGTAAATGATCAAAATAGCAGTCAAAAGCCATTTGATCAAAATGCTGAAGCAGCTTTTAATGCCATTTTTGATGGCTCTACTCAGAAATATAGTGGACAGTTCAGCCAAGATCTGTCCGATGCTTTTTTGAACACGAATAATACTACCTTTGGAAAGAAAAGTGctttgaaagaggagaaaatcatTATTAATGAAACTCCGGTCACTGAAAACCTGACAGAtaaaaccccaggatcactttTTTGTCAAGAAGATGCTCCTGGAATGACAAAATCATGTGTGACTTCTTATACTGAGAAGCCAGAAGCTTTTAATAAACACCTTGATGCATTTACTACCAGTGATTTTGAGGATGATTGGGAAAACTTACTAAGTAATGAACCTTTTGTTACACAAAATGGCAAAATGTGTGAACTTTTCCCTGCTCCTAAAACATCTGAAAATCCTGATCAAAAgggaatttataattttaacaccaaaaatgataaaaataagtcaagaatGAATACAAGTCTAGATGCCAGGTTAGGGGATTCAAAAATTTTACAAGATCTCCCTTCAAAGACACATAATGAAGAATCCATAGATTCTGGAAAAGACAGGTTTTCACTAAATCTAAATGATAAACCAAACAAATTATCATCcactggaaataaaattaaatttgagaaaTCTTTCAATAAAACTGTTGTTCAAGACAAAATTCAAGACTGTGCAGTTGCATCTAAtctgacaaaactaaaagaagatACACACACTAAATTTACTTGTaatgcaaatatttctgaaaagtcCACTTTGAACACAGGATATTCTAATGAACGAAAAAATAAGTCCGTTTACAATCAGTCTAGTAAAGCACCTGCTAATATAGATCCTTTTGGTTCTGCAGCTTTGGGCAATGAAACCAGTGTTTATAATCCAAATCAGACTAATGCATCAAAGTTAGGTTCTTTCTTTGATGACTGGAATGATCCGTCATTTGCCAATGAAATTGTTAAAGCATGTCATCAACTAGAGAATACCTGGGAAGCAGATGATGTAGATGATGATTTATTATACCAAGCATGTGATGATATTGAAAGACTAACTCAGCAACAAGATATTAGAAAAGACAGCAAGATATCAGAAAGTAAACTTGAGATCAATTATAGTTCCAGACACGGAGCCAAAAACATGTTTACTACATCTAAACAAGAAAGTCAGTTGGTGCAATCAAAGCATTTGAATCCGAGCAGCATTTCAGGGCACACCTCTTTCACAAATAGCTCACAATTAAATAAACCAgtgaagctggaaaaagaaatttgTGGAAATTCTCCAAGCTTTTTAGGTGCCACAACTAATTTGACAATATACTCTCAGAACTCAAATTGTCAGATCAAAAATCTACATTATCCTCGGAACAACAGTGATGTTCCAATACAAGTGAACAGCACCGAATCGCTTCTTACCAAAAGTTCAAGTTTGAATGTGAATTCAAATCCTTGGAATACAGAAACCactacttacaaaaaaaaattaagtactcaGCATCTATCCCATAGGAGCACAACAGATGGAGCTCAGAGTGACCTTAACAGACCAGTTATATTTCCTAAGTATAcatttataaagatgaaaaattctcACATTCTTTCCCAGTTTAATCAAAATTGTATGCCAGGAAATATTTCTGATACCAAAATTACACAgagtttagagaaaaataagactCCTATCAACCCGTTTTGTGGGAAGACTAATCAACAGCAGTCTGTGGTGAAGCATTCTGAATCTTTGAAACAGCCTTCAAAAG